A stretch of the Plectropomus leopardus isolate mb unplaced genomic scaffold, YSFRI_Pleo_2.0 unplaced_scaffold9071, whole genome shotgun sequence genome encodes the following:
- the LOC121940589 gene encoding myosin phosphatase Rho-interacting protein-like: MSRLDEHGKWRKLWFVLGNTSLRYYRDTEAEESDDLDGEIDLTSCVSVSDCDVEKNYGFQIQTKRAVFTLSVMTSRIRRNWVKLLKQAIQNNTQ; this comes from the exons TGGAGGAAACTCTGGTTTGTTCTTGGCAATACTTCGCTGAGATACTACAGAGACACGGAGGCTGAGGAG TCAGATGATCTGGACGGAGAGATCGACCTGACatcctgtgtgagtgtgtcagaCTGTGATGTAGAGAAGAACTATGGATTCCAAATACAA ACAAAGAGAGCAGTGTTCACTCTCTCTGTTATGACCTCCAGAATACGGCGGAACTGGGTAAAGTTACTAAAGCAGGCGATCCAGAACAACACGCAGTGA